In the genome of Ignavibacteria bacterium, one region contains:
- the pyrH gene encoding UMP kinase → MKTPYKRILLKLSGESLMGNQNFGIDSDVLEHLATEVQKIISPKVQIGIVIGGGNIYRGLSASKQGVDRVTGDHMGMLATVINSLALQNAIEKMGTPSRVQTAIQMDEIAEPLILRKAIRHLEKSRVVIFAAGTGNPFFTTDTAAALRAIEIKADFVLKGTRVDGVYDCDPEKNPNAKMFKKLTYSEVLEKNLQVMDLTAITLCQENNLPIKVFNMNLKDNLLKIVSGEDVGTLIS, encoded by the coding sequence ATGAAGACACCTTACAAAAGAATCCTCTTAAAGCTCAGCGGTGAATCCCTGATGGGAAACCAAAACTTCGGAATTGATTCAGACGTGCTTGAGCATCTCGCAACGGAAGTTCAGAAAATAATTTCACCAAAAGTTCAGATTGGCATAGTTATAGGGGGCGGAAATATATACCGCGGACTTTCTGCAAGCAAGCAGGGAGTTGACAGAGTTACAGGCGACCATATGGGTATGCTTGCAACGGTGATAAACTCTCTTGCGCTTCAAAACGCAATCGAAAAAATGGGAACTCCTTCGCGCGTCCAGACTGCAATTCAGATGGATGAAATTGCCGAGCCGTTGATTTTAAGAAAGGCAATCAGGCATCTTGAAAAAAGCAGGGTTGTTATATTTGCAGCCGGAACGGGAAATCCGTTTTTCACTACTGATACTGCGGCAGCACTCAGAGCTATTGAAATAAAAGCTGATTTTGTATTGAAGGGAACAAGAGTTGACGGTGTTTATGATTGTGACCCGGAGAAAAACCCTAATGCAAAAATGTTCAAAAAACTGACATATTCTGAGGTTTTGGAGAAAAATTTGCAGGTTATGGACTTAACTGCCATTACTTTATGCCAGGAAAATAACTTGCCGATTAAAGTTTTTAATATGAATTTAAAAGACAATCTGCTGAAAATCGTATCAGGTGAAGATGTCGGAACGCTTATAAGCTGA
- the tsf gene encoding translation elongation factor Ts — translation MAITLDQIKELRAKTGAGMADCKKALEEAGGDLEKSIEILRKKGAMLATKRADKITNEGAIKDAFSEDRTAGAIVEVNCETDFVAKGDDFQNFSKSVADAALSANSSDVDAVLKAKVNGLTVQEHLDALMGKVGEKIEVKRVKNVNSKDGFIADYIHFGSKLGGLVAFKGNKNEESLDLGKKIAMQLVAMNPISIKREDIGADVIEKEKDIYKTQLLNEGKKENILDKIIGNKIEKFYQENVLMEQSFIQDEKKSIGDLIKDYNKKTGDNLEILEIVRFQLG, via the coding sequence ATGGCAATAACTTTAGATCAAATAAAAGAATTAAGAGCCAAGACGGGTGCCGGAATGGCTGATTGTAAAAAAGCTCTTGAGGAAGCAGGCGGTGATTTAGAAAAATCGATTGAGATTTTAAGAAAAAAAGGCGCTATGCTTGCCACAAAGAGAGCCGATAAAATAACAAACGAAGGCGCGATAAAAGATGCGTTTAGTGAAGACAGAACTGCGGGTGCAATCGTAGAAGTAAACTGCGAAACTGATTTCGTTGCCAAAGGCGATGACTTTCAGAACTTTTCAAAATCAGTTGCTGATGCTGCTTTGTCTGCTAACAGCTCTGACGTTGATGCTGTTTTGAAAGCAAAAGTAAACGGATTGACTGTTCAGGAGCATCTTGATGCATTAATGGGAAAAGTCGGCGAGAAAATCGAAGTGAAGAGAGTGAAGAATGTGAATTCAAAAGACGGATTCATTGCTGATTACATTCACTTCGGAAGCAAGCTCGGCGGACTTGTTGCTTTCAAAGGAAACAAGAATGAAGAGTCGCTTGACCTTGGAAAGAAGATTGCGATGCAGTTAGTTGCAATGAATCCTATTTCTATAAAAAGAGAAGATATTGGTGCTGATGTAATAGAAAAAGAAAAAGATATTTACAAGACGCAGTTGTTGAACGAAGGAAAGAAAGAAAATATCTTAGATAAAATCATCGGAAACAAAATCGAGAAGTTTTATCAGGAAAACGTATTGATGGAACAGTCATTCATTCAGGATGAAAAGAAATCAATCGGTGACCTTATAAAAGATTACAATAAGAAGACAGGGGATAACCTCGAAATCCTTGAAATTGTAAGATTTCAGTTAGGGTAA
- the rpsB gene encoding 30S ribosomal protein S2 gives MFNVQVEDLLLAGSHFGHLTRRWNPKMKKYIFMERNGIHIIDLKKTREMLQDACNSVSKITSDGKKLLFVGTKKQAKQIIRDEAERCGAFYVSERWLGGMLTNFNTVRKSIKKLTTLQKMEEDGTIDRFVKKERLIMGREKDKLDKVLSGIVNMTKLPGAIFLVDVKKEHIAIEEARKLNIPVYAIVDTNCDPDLIDYAIPANDDAVKSIEVITRAIADAVIDGQSLAKQKAEDESEEMKEKMETA, from the coding sequence ATGTTTAATGTTCAAGTAGAAGACCTTTTGCTCGCAGGTTCACATTTTGGTCACCTGACCAGAAGATGGAATCCTAAGATGAAGAAATATATCTTCATGGAGCGAAATGGAATTCACATCATTGATTTAAAAAAGACACGCGAGATGCTTCAGGATGCTTGCAACTCGGTATCGAAAATTACTTCTGACGGAAAGAAATTGCTTTTTGTCGGAACGAAAAAACAAGCAAAGCAAATCATCAGGGATGAAGCAGAAAGATGCGGAGCGTTTTATGTTTCAGAAAGATGGCTTGGCGGTATGTTAACCAACTTCAACACTGTAAGAAAGAGCATAAAAAAGCTTACGACTTTGCAGAAGATGGAAGAGGACGGAACGATTGACAGATTTGTGAAGAAAGAAAGACTTATCATGGGAAGAGAAAAAGATAAGCTCGACAAAGTATTGAGCGGGATTGTGAACATGACAAAGCTTCCGGGCGCAATATTTTTAGTTGACGTTAAGAAAGAGCACATTGCAATCGAGGAAGCAAGAAAGTTGAATATCCCGGTTTATGCAATAGTGGATACGAACTGCGACCCAGACTTGATTGACTATGCAATTCCTGCAAATGATGATGCGGTGAAATCTATCGAGGTGATTACAAGAGCCATTGCAGATGCGGTGATTGACGGTCAATCGCTTGCAAAGCAAAAAGCTGAGGATGAGTCAGAAGAGATGAAAGAAAAAATGGAAACAGCGTAA
- the rpsI gene encoding 30S ribosomal protein S9, translated as MPAKPITVGRRKTASARCLLTSGNGKITINKKEGKVFFIPSQYDLAILPFKVTDTLGKYDAVINVHGGGFTGQIGAVQLAISRALVRENAEFKTALKAKGLMTRDPRMVERKKYGQPKARKKFQFSKR; from the coding sequence ATGCCAGCAAAACCAATAACAGTAGGAAGAAGAAAAACAGCGAGCGCAAGATGTTTATTGACATCAGGCAACGGCAAGATTACGATTAATAAGAAAGAGGGAAAAGTATTTTTCATCCCGAGCCAGTATGACTTAGCAATATTGCCTTTTAAGGTAACGGATACGCTTGGAAAATATGATGCAGTGATTAACGTTCACGGCGGCGGTTTCACAGGACAGATTGGCGCAGTTCAGCTTGCGATTTCAAGAGCTTTGGTAAGAGAAAACGCGGAGTTTAAGACAGCTTTGAAAGCTAAAGGGTTGATGACAAGAGACCCGAGAATGGTGGAGCGTAAGAAATACGGTCAGCCAAAAGCAAGAAAGAAATTCCAGTTCTCTAAGAGATAA
- the rplM gene encoding 50S ribosomal protein L13, with translation MKTAIRKSIRTTEFAKPEQNPKKWHLVDAEGKVLGRLASEIAKRIRGKMNPQYTPNADLGDWVVVINAEKVKMLGKRTEQKEYRHYSGYPGGQKVISYNEMMKKHPERIIQLAVKRMLPKTRLGNRLIHKLKVYKGSEHPHFAQNPKSLDI, from the coding sequence ATGAAAACCGCTATTAGAAAATCCATAAGGACGACAGAATTTGCAAAACCGGAGCAAAATCCAAAGAAATGGCATTTAGTTGATGCCGAGGGCAAAGTTCTGGGGCGTCTTGCTTCCGAAATCGCAAAGAGAATAAGAGGCAAAATGAACCCGCAATATACACCAAATGCCGACTTGGGCGACTGGGTAGTTGTTATCAATGCCGAAAAAGTGAAAATGCTCGGCAAGAGAACCGAACAGAAAGAATACAGACATTACTCGGGTTATCCGGGCGGTCAGAAAGTTATTTCATATAACGAGATGATGAAGAAGCATCCGGAAAGAATCATTCAGCTTGCAGTTAAAAGAATGCTTCCGAAAACAAGACTTGGTAACAGATTGATTCATAAGTTAAAAGTTTATAAAGGAAGTGAACATCCGCATTTTGCTCAGAATCCAAAATCATTAGATATATAA